In a single window of the Rhodoferax saidenbachensis genome:
- a CDS encoding MFS transporter — translation MPIAGNRRHLIPFSALSASYFAHIGFFNPYLPLWLKDLGLGLFAISLLTSVQAATRLFAPYGWGWLSDHTGERVKLLRYGATAALLVSAGLWFDFGVWWLAAVLLLMFTHTSSMMPMSEAAMAHLVSNGGAFDAKRYGRVRLWGSLGFLVTVFVAGGWFERYGMRHFPAWTALTLLAVVASVWSLPDLKEAVHPHAAKVSVWPILQQRPVQWLFASLFFHVLSHMGMYVFFSLYLDSLGYSKSMIGVLWAVSVIVEIAWFFTQSRWLPLLSLTAWLVVCAGVMALRMGITASAASVLPLLLLAQTLHALTFAAHHSVCIALLSHHFPGQLRGRGQALYTVIGYGFPGVIGGILGGVLSTKYGLASVFWATAAISLIAFLCSFKVWRLQHPASATAG, via the coding sequence ATGCCCATAGCCGGGAATCGTCGGCACCTGATCCCGTTCTCGGCCCTCTCGGCCAGCTACTTCGCACACATCGGGTTTTTCAACCCCTACCTGCCGTTGTGGCTCAAGGACTTGGGGCTGGGGCTGTTTGCCATCAGTCTGCTCACGTCGGTACAGGCCGCCACGCGCCTGTTTGCGCCCTATGGCTGGGGCTGGCTCAGCGACCACACGGGGGAACGCGTCAAACTTTTGCGTTACGGGGCCACGGCTGCGTTGCTGGTGTCTGCGGGGCTGTGGTTTGACTTTGGCGTGTGGTGGCTGGCTGCCGTGCTCTTGTTGATGTTCACCCACACCAGTTCCATGATGCCCATGAGCGAAGCCGCCATGGCGCACCTGGTGAGCAATGGCGGTGCCTTTGATGCCAAACGTTACGGCCGCGTGCGCCTGTGGGGCTCGTTGGGTTTTCTGGTCACGGTGTTTGTGGCGGGGGGCTGGTTCGAGCGGTATGGCATGCGGCACTTTCCGGCGTGGACGGCGCTCACGCTCCTCGCAGTGGTGGCCAGTGTCTGGAGCCTGCCGGACCTGAAAGAGGCGGTCCATCCGCACGCAGCCAAGGTATCGGTCTGGCCCATCCTGCAGCAGCGCCCGGTGCAGTGGCTGTTTGCCTCGCTGTTTTTCCATGTGCTTTCACACATGGGCATGTATGTGTTTTTCTCGCTGTATCTGGATTCGCTGGGTTACAGCAAATCCATGATCGGGGTGTTGTGGGCCGTCTCGGTGATCGTGGAGATTGCCTGGTTCTTCACCCAGAGCCGCTGGTTGCCGCTGCTGAGCCTGACCGCCTGGTTGGTGGTCTGCGCGGGTGTGATGGCGCTGCGCATGGGCATCACGGCCAGCGCCGCTTCGGTCCTGCCGTTGTTGCTGCTGGCGCAGACCCTGCATGCGCTGACCTTTGCCGCCCACCACAGCGTGTGTATTGCCTTGCTGTCGCACCATTTCCCGGGCCAGTTGCGCGGACGCGGGCAGGCCTTGTACACCGTGATCGGCTACGGTTTTCCGGGTGTCATTGGTGGCATTCTGGGGGGCGTTTTGAGCACAAAATACGGCCTGGCCAGCGTGTTCTGGGCGACAGCAGCTATCAGTTTGATAGCGTTTCTCTGCAGCTTCAAGGTTTGGCGTCTACAGCATCCAGCCAGCGCGACAGCGGGTTGA
- a CDS encoding polyhydroxyalkanoate depolymerase, with amino-acid sequence MLYQAYQSQSDLMSPFRLLAQGSSANLWMDNTEGSWMRKLSASMEVFSRMRLTHSRPAYGITSVKVGEQELPVTEEKVLTMPFGTLLRFKKETPANLPHQPPVLLVAPLSGHFATLLRETVRTLLQDHDVYITDWHNARDVALKHGPFGLDDYIDHMIRFTETIGPGTHIVSVCQPCVAALAATAIMAEDDNPAQPRSLTLMAGPVDCRVNPTEVNKLAVSKPIEWFEKNLISHVPMPHAGFMRRVYPGFVQVSAFLSMNLDRHKQSFKDMYQHLVNGDLEKANIIKVFYDEYLAVNDLPAEFYLETVEKVFQTYDLPLGKLTYKDRIVNPAAIRRTALMTVEGERDDICAVGQTVAAQDLCSNIRPYMKTHHIQTGVGHYGVFSGKKWNQQIYPRVREMIHASTA; translated from the coding sequence ATGCTCTACCAGGCTTACCAATCCCAGTCCGACCTGATGTCGCCGTTCCGGCTGCTGGCACAGGGCAGCAGCGCAAACCTCTGGATGGACAACACCGAAGGCAGCTGGATGCGCAAGCTCTCTGCGTCCATGGAGGTGTTCTCGCGCATGCGACTCACCCATTCGCGCCCGGCGTACGGCATCACGTCGGTGAAGGTCGGGGAACAGGAATTGCCGGTCACCGAAGAAAAAGTGCTGACCATGCCCTTTGGCACGCTGCTGCGCTTCAAAAAGGAAACCCCGGCCAACCTGCCCCACCAGCCGCCGGTGTTGCTGGTGGCGCCCCTGTCGGGCCACTTTGCCACCCTGCTGCGCGAAACCGTGCGCACCCTGCTGCAGGACCACGACGTCTACATCACCGACTGGCACAACGCGCGTGATGTGGCGCTGAAACACGGCCCCTTTGGCCTGGACGATTACATCGACCACATGATCCGTTTCACCGAGACCATTGGTCCCGGTACCCACATCGTGTCCGTCTGCCAGCCCTGCGTAGCGGCGCTGGCGGCCACGGCCATCATGGCCGAAGACGACAACCCGGCCCAGCCGCGCAGCCTGACCCTGATGGCTGGCCCGGTGGACTGCCGCGTCAACCCCACCGAAGTCAACAAACTGGCGGTCAGCAAGCCCATCGAGTGGTTCGAGAAAAACCTGATCAGCCATGTGCCCATGCCCCACGCCGGTTTCATGCGCCGGGTGTACCCGGGCTTTGTGCAGGTCAGCGCCTTTTTGAGCATGAACCTGGACCGCCATAAACAATCGTTCAAGGACATGTACCAGCACCTGGTCAATGGCGACCTGGAAAAGGCCAACATCATCAAGGTGTTTTACGACGAGTACCTGGCAGTGAATGACCTGCCGGCCGAGTTCTACCTGGAGACGGTGGAAAAAGTCTTCCAGACCTACGACCTGCCACTGGGCAAACTCACGTACAAAGACCGCATCGTCAACCCGGCAGCGATTCGCCGCACCGCACTGATGACGGTGGAAGGTGAGCGGGACGACATTTGTGCGGTAGGACAGACCGTGGCCGCACAGGACCTGTGCAGCAACATTCGCCCCTATATGAAGACCCACCACATCCAGACCGGTGTGGGCCACTACGGTGTCTTCAGCGGCAAGAAATGGAACCAGCAGATCTACCCGCGCGTGCGGGAAATGATCCACGCCAGCACGGCGTGA
- a CDS encoding cupin domain-containing protein: MLDRTTTLFSHVKPEDTQFVSGGLRDFFLYKDLGIAAATHGKVIAHLVKANKAPETGTGWHRHEADFQIVIMTKGWAKFMYEDKETLVQAGDVVHQRPGIRHFLFDYSPDMEYLEIVSPADFKSIDVDPVCDVPAPTPWK; this comes from the coding sequence ATGCTGGACCGCACAACCACCCTGTTCTCCCATGTGAAGCCCGAAGACACGCAATTTGTCTCCGGTGGACTGCGGGATTTTTTCCTCTACAAGGACCTTGGAATCGCCGCCGCCACGCACGGCAAAGTGATTGCGCACCTGGTGAAGGCCAATAAGGCACCAGAAACAGGCACAGGATGGCACCGCCATGAGGCGGATTTCCAGATCGTGATCATGACCAAGGGCTGGGCCAAGTTCATGTACGAGGACAAGGAGACCCTGGTGCAAGCCGGTGACGTGGTGCACCAGCGCCCGGGCATTCGCCATTTCCTGTTCGACTACTCGCCCGACATGGAGTACCTGGAAATCGTTTCGCCAGCGGACTTCAAATCGATTGATGTGGACCCGGTCTGCGACGTGCCGGCGCCTACGCCCTGGAAATAG
- the aroC gene encoding chorismate synthase, which produces MSGNTFGQLFAVTNFGESHGPAIGCVIDGCPPGMELSEADIQGDLDRRRPGTSRHVTQRNEPDTVQILSGVYQGKTTGTPIALLIQNTDQRSKDYGNILETFRPGHADYTYFQKYGIRDPRGGGRSSARLTAPMVAAGAVAKKWLKEKYGTTFRGCMTQVGDLPIAFESWEHVPHNPFFAPLADVQVLEDYMDALRKAGDSCGARIRVSASNVPVGLGEPLFDKMDSDIAYAMMGINAVKGVEIGAGFASVAQRGTVHGDSLTPQGFASNNAGGVLGGISTGQDLEVSIAIKPTSSIITPRDSIDVQGNPTQVITKGRHDPCVGIRATPIAEAMLALVVMEHALRHRAQCGDVVPVLTPIPGSI; this is translated from the coding sequence ATGAGCGGCAACACCTTCGGACAACTCTTCGCAGTCACCAACTTCGGTGAATCCCACGGCCCGGCCATTGGCTGCGTGATTGACGGCTGCCCCCCCGGCATGGAACTGAGCGAGGCCGATATCCAGGGCGACCTGGACCGCCGCCGCCCCGGCACCAGCCGCCATGTGACGCAGCGCAACGAGCCTGACACCGTGCAGATACTGAGCGGTGTGTACCAGGGCAAGACCACTGGTACCCCTATTGCGCTGCTGATCCAGAACACCGACCAGCGCAGCAAGGACTACGGCAACATCCTGGAGACCTTCCGCCCCGGTCATGCCGACTACACCTACTTCCAGAAATACGGCATCCGCGACCCACGCGGCGGTGGCCGTTCCAGCGCGCGCTTGACTGCGCCCATGGTGGCGGCCGGTGCCGTGGCGAAGAAGTGGCTCAAGGAAAAATACGGCACCACGTTCCGCGGTTGCATGACGCAGGTGGGTGATCTGCCGATTGCGTTTGAGTCGTGGGAGCATGTGCCCCATAACCCGTTCTTCGCGCCGCTTGCCGATGTGCAGGTGCTGGAGGACTATATGGACGCCTTGCGCAAAGCCGGTGACTCTTGCGGCGCACGCATCCGCGTCAGCGCGTCTAACGTGCCTGTGGGGCTGGGTGAGCCGCTGTTTGACAAGATGGACTCTGACATCGCCTACGCGATGATGGGCATCAACGCCGTCAAGGGCGTGGAGATTGGCGCCGGTTTTGCCAGCGTGGCGCAGCGCGGCACGGTTCATGGCGATTCACTCACCCCGCAAGGTTTTGCCAGCAACAACGCGGGTGGTGTGCTCGGTGGCATCAGCACCGGACAAGACCTGGAAGTGAGCATTGCGATCAAGCCCACCAGTTCCATCATCACGCCGCGTGATTCCATCGATGTACAGGGCAACCCGACCCAGGTCATCACCAAAGGCCGCCATGACCCGTGCGTGGGCATACGCGCCACCCCGATTGCCGAGGCCATGTTGGCCCTGGTGGTGATGGAGCATGCGCTGCGCCACCGGGCCCAGTGTGGTGACGTGGTGCCTGTGCTCACGCCTATCCCGGGATCGATTTAA
- a CDS encoding CBS domain-containing protein encodes MKVSDILRVKGGTLFIIKPEDSLADAAQLMAEKDIGSLVVISHGLVVGMLTFREVIQAVVKNGGSFGTTTVYRAMDPGPLTCTMETEMDEVRRMMLDRHARYMPVIDNRMLMGVVSFYDVAKAVVDSQNFENKMLKAYIRDWPEGEEPAEKA; translated from the coding sequence ATGAAAGTCAGCGACATCCTGCGCGTCAAGGGCGGCACGCTCTTCATCATCAAGCCAGAAGACAGCCTGGCCGATGCCGCGCAACTGATGGCCGAGAAGGACATTGGCTCGCTGGTGGTGATCTCCCACGGCCTGGTGGTGGGCATGCTGACCTTCCGTGAAGTGATCCAGGCGGTCGTGAAAAACGGCGGCAGTTTCGGCACCACCACGGTGTACCGCGCCATGGACCCCGGCCCACTGACCTGCACCATGGAAACCGAAATGGACGAAGTCCGCCGCATGATGCTGGACCGCCATGCGCGTTACATGCCGGTCATCGACAACCGCATGCTCATGGGTGTGGTCAGCTTCTACGACGTGGCCAAGGCCGTTGTGGACAGCCAGAACTTCGAGAACAAGATGCTCAAGGCCTACATCCGCGATTGGCCCGAGGGCGAAGAGCCTGCCGAGAAAGCCTGA
- the aroQ gene encoding type II 3-dehydroquinate dehydratase — MKTALILNGPNLNLLGTREPAVYGAQTLQDVEALCERACLANGFKLDFRQTNHEGTLVDWLHEAGKLHTAGKLAGVILNAGAYTHTSVALHDAIKGTGITLIELHISNVHAREAFRHHSYISPAAKAVMAGFGVNGYALAVAGLAGMQ; from the coding sequence ATGAAAACAGCACTCATCCTGAACGGCCCCAACCTCAACCTGCTCGGCACGCGCGAGCCCGCGGTCTACGGCGCGCAAACCCTGCAAGACGTGGAGGCCCTGTGTGAACGCGCCTGCCTGGCCAATGGGTTCAAACTGGATTTTCGCCAGACCAACCATGAAGGCACGCTGGTCGACTGGCTGCATGAAGCCGGCAAGTTGCACACCGCAGGCAAGCTGGCGGGCGTGATCCTCAACGCTGGCGCCTACACCCACACCAGCGTGGCGCTGCACGACGCGATCAAGGGCACCGGCATCACGTTGATCGAGCTGCACATCAGCAATGTGCACGCGCGCGAAGCTTTCCGCCACCACTCCTACATCTCGCCTGCAGCCAAAGCCGTGATGGCCGGTTTTGGTGTGAACGGTTATGCGCTGGCTGTGGCCGGCCTGGCCGGCATGCAATAA
- a CDS encoding amino acid deaminase — protein sequence MTHATPHDFLLDHRCKSYPLTATPCLASELAQKNWNVLADDLAYPLAVLRRSALAHNLAWMQDFAHRKGVDFAPHGKTTMAPALFAQQLQAGAWGMTVATVFQLAVAVDAGARRIILANQLLADADLDGLRMLLEQHTGLRVWFLVDSPAQLALVEDWAARRGFDGRLDVLLEMGIPGQRTGCRTLEDAITLAQAMARSSAVRLGGLECFEGGVARCDTDHDAREITALVRRVTDVARACDAQGLLPQGEVLVTAGGSAVFDLVIPMLRMQGLSRPVRGILRSGCYLTHDHGSYKRFLAQVEQREGLDHSLRPALEVWALVQSLPEPGLALLSCGRRDISYDTEMPIPARLARRSLRTAEEAPAGWKITALNDQHAFLRFDPAGVAPCVGDRVALGVSHPCTTFDKWRWMVLVEDDWRVTGAIETFF from the coding sequence ATGACCCACGCCACCCCACACGACTTCCTCCTCGACCACCGCTGCAAGAGCTATCCGCTGACCGCCACGCCCTGCCTGGCCTCTGAGCTTGCGCAAAAAAACTGGAATGTGCTGGCCGACGATCTGGCCTATCCGCTGGCCGTGCTGCGCCGCTCCGCGCTCGCGCACAACCTGGCCTGGATGCAGGACTTCGCACACCGCAAGGGGGTGGACTTCGCGCCACACGGCAAAACCACCATGGCACCCGCGCTGTTTGCCCAGCAATTGCAGGCCGGCGCCTGGGGCATGACGGTGGCCACGGTGTTCCAGTTGGCCGTGGCGGTGGACGCCGGCGCGCGCCGCATCATCCTGGCCAACCAGTTGCTGGCCGATGCCGACCTCGACGGCCTGCGCATGTTGCTGGAACAACATACCGGGCTGCGCGTCTGGTTCCTGGTCGATTCACCGGCCCAACTGGCGCTTGTGGAGGACTGGGCCGCGCGCCGCGGCTTTGACGGGCGCCTGGACGTGCTGCTGGAGATGGGCATCCCAGGCCAACGCACGGGCTGCCGCACGCTGGAAGACGCGATCACCCTGGCCCAGGCCATGGCGCGCTCGTCGGCGGTACGCCTGGGCGGCCTCGAATGTTTTGAAGGCGGCGTGGCCCGCTGCGACACCGACCACGATGCGCGCGAAATTACGGCACTGGTGCGCCGCGTGACCGACGTCGCGCGCGCCTGCGATGCCCAGGGCCTGCTGCCGCAGGGCGAAGTACTGGTCACGGCCGGTGGCTCCGCGGTGTTTGACCTGGTGATTCCCATGCTGCGCATGCAGGGGCTCTCGCGCCCAGTGCGCGGCATCCTGCGCTCGGGCTGCTACCTCACACACGACCACGGCAGCTACAAGCGCTTCCTGGCCCAGGTGGAACAGCGCGAAGGGCTGGACCATTCGCTGCGCCCCGCGCTGGAAGTCTGGGCGCTCGTGCAGTCCCTGCCCGAGCCGGGACTGGCCCTGCTGAGCTGCGGGCGGCGCGACATTTCCTACGACACCGAAATGCCCATTCCCGCACGCCTGGCGCGCCGCAGCCTGCGCACGGCCGAAGAAGCGCCCGCAGGCTGGAAGATCACGGCACTCAACGACCAGCATGCTTTTCTGCGCTTTGACCCCGCGGGCGTTGCCCCGTGCGTGGGGGACCGCGTGGCGCTGGGCGTCTCGCACCCCTGCACCACGTTCGACAAATGGCGCTGGATGGTTTTGGTGGAAGACGACTGGCGCGTGACAGGGGCCATAGAGACGTTCTTCTGA
- a CDS encoding glutathione S-transferase: MAKAVLTISSKNYGAWALRGWLLTKLAGLEFTEKVISADDPAMKAEMLLLSSSMLVPSLQHNSVKVWDTLAIAEYLNEIKPKAGLLPADVKARAHCRAICGEMHSGFASMRGSLPMNIKAHFPKFKVWSRAQADIDRVVEIWTECLSTYGGPYLFGKTPTVADAMYAPVVTRFQTYDIPLDKACTAYSKRMLELPAMKEWIAAAKAEPDEIDELDAEF; this comes from the coding sequence ATGGCCAAAGCCGTCCTGACGATCAGCAGCAAAAACTACGGAGCCTGGGCACTGCGCGGCTGGCTGCTCACCAAGCTGGCGGGTCTGGAGTTCACAGAGAAGGTCATCTCTGCGGACGACCCGGCCATGAAAGCCGAAATGCTGCTGCTCTCTTCCAGCATGCTGGTGCCCTCGCTGCAGCACAACTCCGTCAAGGTGTGGGACACGCTAGCGATTGCCGAATACCTCAATGAAATCAAGCCTAAGGCGGGCCTGTTGCCAGCCGATGTAAAGGCGCGCGCGCACTGCCGCGCCATCTGTGGCGAGATGCACTCGGGCTTTGCCTCCATGCGTGGCTCGTTGCCCATGAACATCAAGGCCCATTTCCCCAAGTTCAAAGTCTGGTCACGTGCCCAGGCCGACATTGACCGCGTGGTTGAAATCTGGACCGAGTGCCTGAGCACCTACGGCGGCCCCTACCTGTTTGGCAAGACGCCTACCGTAGCCGATGCCATGTACGCCCCCGTGGTCACGCGTTTTCAGACCTACGACATTCCACTGGACAAGGCCTGCACCGCGTACTCCAAACGCATGCTGGAGCTGCCCGCGATGAAGGAGTGGATAGCGGCGGCCAAGGCCGAGCCCGACGAAATCGACGAGCTCGACGCGGAGTTCTAG
- a CDS encoding alpha/beta fold hydrolase encodes MLLHHPIRQWLLTLAATVPLLLPSSVLAQSVSPVPGVVVMHGKGGSPQRHVNELAAALASQGYKVANLEMPWSGQREYDAPLDAAEKQVDEAIASLRSQGAAKVFVAGHSQGGLFALYYASRHTVDGAIALAPGGDPGSATPREKLADAVQKAHTLVAEGKGNDKVQLADYEGSKGTTPLHTTPAIYLTWFDPNSALGMLASIQRMPATTPVLYVAPRNDYPALVRINPSLFAALPRHPLTQYYEPSVSHLRAPTASIPEVLEWTRAVSAAR; translated from the coding sequence ATGCTGCTGCACCACCCCATTCGCCAATGGCTTCTGACCCTGGCGGCCACCGTCCCGCTGCTCCTGCCATCCTCCGTGCTGGCACAGAGTGTTAGCCCGGTACCGGGGGTCGTGGTGATGCATGGCAAGGGAGGCAGCCCGCAACGGCATGTGAACGAGTTGGCCGCTGCGCTGGCGTCGCAAGGCTACAAAGTGGCGAATCTGGAAATGCCCTGGTCGGGGCAGCGTGAATACGATGCGCCATTGGACGCCGCAGAGAAGCAGGTGGACGAGGCTATCGCCAGCTTGCGCAGCCAGGGCGCGGCCAAGGTGTTTGTGGCCGGGCACAGCCAGGGCGGCCTGTTTGCGCTGTACTACGCCAGCCGCCACACAGTTGATGGCGCCATCGCCCTTGCGCCGGGAGGTGACCCCGGCAGCGCCACGCCACGCGAAAAACTGGCCGACGCCGTGCAAAAGGCCCACACCCTGGTGGCCGAGGGCAAGGGCAACGATAAGGTGCAACTGGCCGACTACGAAGGCTCCAAGGGAACCACCCCACTGCACACCACCCCAGCCATCTACCTGACGTGGTTTGACCCGAACAGCGCACTGGGCATGCTGGCCTCCATCCAGCGCATGCCGGCAACCACGCCGGTGCTGTATGTGGCACCGCGCAATGACTACCCGGCCTTGGTCAGGATCAACCCCTCCCTCTTTGCCGCGCTGCCGCGCCACCCGCTGACCCAGTACTACGAGCCCAGCGTCTCGCACCTGCGTGCGCCGACGGCATCGATTCCCGAAGTGCTGGAATGGACACGCGCGGTCAGCGCCGCACGCTAG
- a CDS encoding O-acetylhomoserine aminocarboxypropyltransferase, which translates to MPGYADPGFDTLSLHAGAAPDATGARAVPIHLTTSFVFESSEHAASLFNLERAGHVYSRISNPTNAVLEQRVSALEGGIGAITTASGQAALHLSIATLMGAGGHIVASTALYGGSQNLLHYTLRRFGIETTFVQPGDIDGWCKAVQPNTKLFFGETVGNPGLDVLDTPTVSQIAHEAGVPLLVDSTLTSPWLVQPFKQGADLVYHSATKFLSGHGTVIGGIVVDGGSFDWDKSGKFPELSEPYAGFHNMVFTEESTVGAFLLRARREGLRDFGACMSPHSAWLILQGIETLSLRMERHMHNTAKVVELLASHPFVSRVGHPMLESHSSHALAQKLLPKGAGSVFSFDLKGSRAQGKAFVEALKVFSHLANVGDCRSLVIHPASTTHFRMDDEALAKGGITQGTIRLSIGLEDSADLLDDLKRALKAAEKAA; encoded by the coding sequence ATGCCCGGCTACGCCGACCCCGGTTTCGACACCCTCTCCCTGCACGCGGGCGCCGCGCCCGACGCTACGGGCGCACGAGCCGTCCCCATCCATCTCACCACTTCCTTTGTTTTTGAGTCCAGCGAACACGCCGCTTCGCTGTTCAACCTGGAACGTGCGGGACACGTCTACTCGCGCATCAGCAACCCCACCAACGCCGTGCTGGAGCAACGCGTCTCGGCACTCGAAGGCGGTATTGGGGCCATCACCACCGCCAGCGGCCAGGCCGCGCTGCATCTGAGCATCGCCACGCTGATGGGCGCAGGTGGGCACATCGTGGCGTCCACGGCGTTGTATGGCGGTTCGCAGAATTTGCTGCATTACACACTGCGCCGCTTTGGCATTGAAACCACCTTTGTGCAGCCGGGCGACATTGACGGCTGGTGCAAGGCGGTGCAACCGAACACCAAGCTGTTCTTTGGCGAAACCGTGGGCAACCCGGGGCTGGACGTGCTGGACACACCCACGGTGTCACAAATCGCACACGAAGCCGGTGTGCCGCTGCTGGTGGACTCCACCCTCACCTCGCCCTGGCTGGTGCAGCCGTTCAAGCAAGGGGCCGATCTGGTCTACCACTCGGCCACCAAGTTCCTCAGCGGCCACGGCACCGTGATTGGCGGCATCGTCGTCGACGGCGGCAGTTTTGATTGGGATAAATCGGGCAAATTCCCGGAGCTGAGCGAGCCCTATGCGGGCTTTCACAACATGGTTTTCACCGAGGAATCCACGGTGGGCGCCTTCCTGCTGCGCGCGCGCCGCGAGGGGCTGCGCGACTTTGGCGCCTGCATGAGTCCGCACTCGGCCTGGCTGATCTTGCAGGGCATAGAAACCCTGTCGCTGCGCATGGAGCGGCATATGCACAACACGGCCAAGGTGGTGGAGCTGCTGGCGTCACACCCCTTTGTCTCGCGTGTGGGCCACCCCATGCTGGAGAGCCACTCCAGCCACGCGCTGGCGCAAAAGCTGTTGCCCAAGGGCGCAGGCTCGGTGTTCAGCTTTGATTTGAAAGGCTCACGCGCCCAGGGCAAGGCGTTTGTCGAAGCGCTCAAGGTGTTCAGCCACCTGGCCAATGTGGGCGACTGCCGCAGCCTGGTGATCCACCCGGCCAGCACGACCCACTTTCGCATGGACGACGAAGCATTGGCCAAGGGTGGCATTACACAGGGAACGATTCGCCTGTCGATTGGATTGGAAGATTCTGCGGATCTTTTGGATGACCTCAAACGCGCTCTGAAGGCGGCGGAGAAAGCAGCATGA
- a CDS encoding DMT family transporter produces the protein MKTRFFAQLVALSALWGASFMLIRIAVPVLGPNVLAALRIGLATVTLALLMRLMRHRWPLAHWRELTLLGLLTVALPFLLFAWAGLQIPAGYSALLNTTAVLFGTFASAWLKEDTLTPRKLFGCLLGFVGVALILRLGPVALTGRVVLAVLACVAASACYGVATPLMKRATTRMQPLEIAMGIHSAALLMLLPGAAWSLPQAQFTPGALAAVAMLGIVTSGIAYWMHLRIMRNMTPVAAMSPVFMVPVFGVAWGHVFLDEPLGAGLFWGGALVLVASALVSGFNPLSRWLDAVDAKP, from the coding sequence GTGAAAACCCGATTCTTTGCCCAGCTCGTCGCACTCTCCGCCCTGTGGGGTGCCTCCTTCATGCTGATCCGCATTGCCGTGCCGGTACTGGGCCCCAATGTGCTGGCGGCCCTTCGTATCGGCCTGGCCACGGTGACACTGGCGCTGCTGATGCGGCTCATGCGGCACCGCTGGCCGCTGGCGCACTGGCGCGAACTGACACTGCTGGGCCTGCTGACCGTGGCACTGCCCTTTCTCTTGTTTGCCTGGGCCGGGCTACAGATTCCGGCCGGCTACAGCGCGTTGCTCAACACCACGGCGGTCCTGTTCGGCACCTTTGCATCGGCCTGGCTCAAGGAAGACACGCTGACCCCACGCAAGCTCTTCGGCTGCCTGCTGGGCTTCGTCGGTGTGGCGCTGATCCTGCGCCTGGGGCCGGTGGCACTGACCGGCCGCGTGGTGCTGGCAGTTCTGGCCTGTGTGGCCGCGTCCGCCTGTTACGGCGTTGCCACGCCGCTGATGAAGCGCGCCACCACACGCATGCAGCCGCTGGAAATTGCGATGGGTATCCACAGCGCGGCCCTCCTGATGCTGCTGCCCGGCGCCGCCTGGAGCCTGCCGCAGGCCCAGTTCACGCCGGGCGCACTGGCGGCGGTGGCCATGCTGGGTATCGTGACTTCGGGCATCGCCTACTGGATGCACCTGCGCATCATGCGCAATATGACACCGGTAGCGGCCATGAGCCCGGTGTTCATGGTGCCGGTGTTCGGCGTCGCCTGGGGCCATGTATTTCTGGACGAACCCCTGGGTGCGGGCCTGTTCTGGGGCGGTGCGCTGGTGCTGGTGGCCAGCGCGCTGGTAAGCGGCTTCAACCCGCTGTCGCGCTGGCTGGATGCTGTAGACGCCAAACCTTGA
- a CDS encoding adenylate/guanylate cyclase domain-containing protein, protein MTDADELAELLAQRRRAGTDRAATDAAIFARFGRTQAVMFTDLVGFSRLVEAFGILHFLQLIQESEALFLPLITAHHGLCLKREGDSLMAVFDQPRDALACAAAMVAATDAANPGRVPEERIAVCIGLGYGTVLRVGDHEVWGAEVNAASKLGEEMAHGGEILVTDLFHATMPDRTWAPHGTLFDTRPVYKLLNETASL, encoded by the coding sequence GTGACAGATGCAGACGAACTGGCAGAACTGCTGGCACAGCGCCGCCGCGCGGGGACAGACCGGGCCGCCACAGACGCGGCGATCTTCGCCCGTTTTGGCCGCACGCAGGCCGTCATGTTTACGGACCTCGTGGGGTTTTCGCGGCTGGTGGAGGCTTTTGGCATCCTGCATTTTTTACAACTGATCCAGGAATCCGAGGCGCTTTTTCTTCCGCTGATCACAGCGCACCACGGACTGTGCCTCAAGCGCGAGGGTGACTCGCTGATGGCCGTGTTTGACCAGCCCCGAGATGCACTCGCCTGCGCGGCCGCCATGGTGGCCGCGACCGATGCGGCCAACCCAGGCCGCGTGCCCGAAGAACGCATTGCGGTCTGCATAGGCCTGGGCTACGGCACTGTGCTGCGTGTGGGCGACCATGAAGTCTGGGGCGCTGAGGTCAACGCGGCATCCAAACTGGGCGAAGAGATGGCCCACGGCGGCGAAATCCTGGTGACCGACCTGTTTCACGCCACCATGCCAGACCGCACTTGGGCGCCGCACGGCACGTTATTCGACACCCGCCCTGTGTACAAACTCCTGAACGAAACTGCCTCTTTGTGA